The Peromyscus maniculatus bairdii isolate BWxNUB_F1_BW_parent chromosome 15, HU_Pman_BW_mat_3.1, whole genome shotgun sequence DNA segment agaggaagcaactCCTTAAAGTTACAGTTCACCAGAGGGAACACTATACTTTTGAAAATGGTGGACCAAAAGAAGGTATAGATAAGCTTCATTGCATTTTGTTTCAGCTTTGTAAACTGGATTCTTATTTTTCATCATCTTAAAGCTACTGGAAAGAAAGTTTAAAGGATTAGTAAGTAAATGCTTCAGTTGATAACAAATCCAGTAATAGATACTGATTTCTCAACATCATACCTCAGGACACGTAATAATATTgctttttagggtttttttttttctttcttttttctttttttttttttttcctttcgagacagggtttccctgtgtagctttgtgcctttcctggaactcactttggagaccaggctggcctcgaactcacagagatccgcctggctctgcctcccgagtgctgggattaaaggtgtgcgccaccaccgcccggcttttttttttttttttttttttttctttttttaaacagggtctctcagtaagatccagattggccttgaactcacaatcctcctacctcagcttcccaaatgttgTAAATACAGGTTTGTACCACTATGTCCAGCTTAATATACTCTCTGTCATGAAAAATTAATACCACCAgtctttttaaatcaaaattttctctgaatttcatgACCGTATATAATGCATTTCTATTATTCTCTTCCCATACCCTCCCTTATCTcccatctctgtgtctgttcccttccccctcccaaccAATCGCTGTCTAAGATTTGTAAGCTTGGGCTTGCTCTGTGAACTATCTAGTTTGACTAAAACCATCTATGTGGATTGGAACTATCTACTGTAGCCTAAACTATACCAacattaactttttcttttcaggagCTTCAGAAAAAAAGTACATTAACAGGCTATCGGAAAcatcctctcttcccttcattttttttttttttctgacaaccAGCTAACCTGAGTAACAATCATGCAATGTGGTTAGTGAGGAGTGGGGATACAGGGTACAGTTTTGTCTTCTCATTTTTCTGGCATTGATTTGTGTTCTGTGCTGACACCATTCTAGAGATTACTATCTGGAGGACACACAGACAATAGAAATGACTGTAGTGGTAATAgcagactgaaaaaaaatgaacaatcaTCACCGATTTTTCTACCAGCTAAGAACATTTTCCCTTCTGATGTTCACGATGAAAAGGTTTACACACAGAACAATGCTGTATTACTATGCCCACATGTTTCCTTATGCAAGTAAACACAATTATGGGTACTTTTATAGGCTAAAATCTGGTATGCTCTTTGGTTCCCTTATTACTCATTTGTTACTGAGACTAGCTGAAAATCAGATAAATTCTTAGCAAATTTTTTTATTCGTTAAGTAATGCTTAAGGAGTGCCTACTTTATACAAGATGCAACCCACCTGGTTACTGTGAATGCTGCAGATGGATAAAGGTTTTTCTAAGAATTTGAATCGCTTGGAAAGCCATACTACAGCCTCACTGTGTGGTTTTTTTAAAGGGTTTGGTGAAGCAGTTTTAATTGGCCCCGGTGTTTTCCaatcttaaattcttttttttttttttaggagataAGTTGATAACTAAGAAATGATTGTTCCTCATCAAATAAGCCGAACAAACTATAAACCAAAGAATAAGGAAAGGCAAATAGACCTTTTCCGAGTTAACAAAGAGGCAACGCCTGGAAAATCTGTTTATTTGCTTGACTTTCAAAACCCCTTCTTATCCTGCAGGTGAAGGCGTCTAATAGAAACCTAACAGGAAGGCGGAAGCTGCTCAGTCTACCCTTGTTTCAGAGTTCAGAAGTCCTCCCAAGGAAGAATGCTCTCCCCCTCAACTACGTCTCAGGTGTATCTATGGCCACGTCTCTCCAAAGCCCCAAGGCTCTGCCACCTAAGCCAGGGGAACTTGCTAGTCGATGTCCCTCGCCTTCCTCCCCGCCCCCGCTTTGGTGCCCTATTGTGCGCAGCCAGGGCACTGCCAAGTAACTCCTTTTATGGTGAGAGGATGGATTCTTCATCGTCTCCCCGCCCAAGCCTGGTACCTACCCACCCGTCCACCCACACGTCTGCCAAGTCCCACCCGGAGCGCTCGGGCGTACACACCCACGCACAACCACACACCCACTTCTCCTCTCCGTTCTGCCGCTCTCGGGTAGCGTCCTAAAGAAACTGCCCTGACGTCCCAAGACCCACACATGCTCGCTCCGCGGGTGGAAGTGAGAGAATTCCCTCTAACCCGCAGGAGCGACATAGACCAGACGCCGGTCCCAGCATCATTCCCCCACTAAATGCCCAGCTCAGGAGTGGCAAAGCGCGTGCAGGGACTCCCCTGGGGCTCGTCCCAAGTGCTCTCGGAGAGAGGGAAAGCACTGGAGAGGACCCCCGCAGCCCGGTGGCACCTTGGCAGGTCCCTCTAAACCTCCCCAGGCTCTCCGCTCCGCCCCCTATCACCAGGCTCCCGGGCGGTGCTATCGGAAGACTCCCCCCGCCCcttttccaggccagccaatggGCGCCCGGGCCGCGCGCTGACTGTCTCCGCCCCCGTTGGGGAAACTTGCGGGAGGAGAAAAGTTTGTACAGAGTCTGCAAGGGCGAGAGCGAAGCTCGAAACCCGGCGGCGGGAGAGGAAGATGAACAGCCCCAGGTCAGAGCCCCAGGCCCAGTGGACCCCGCGCCACCCCCAGAGCACCAGAAGCGGCCTCCGCGGCAGCCGCCTTCTGCGGTAGCTGTCCGTTCAGCCCGcggctggggaggagggagccCGGACCTTCGCTCCGTTCCACCTGCACGCGTGGCGGCACACCTGGACGCTGCCCTCCCGCACCAGATCTGCGGGCTCTGCAAAGCTGAGACTCGCCTTTGAacgaaaagggggggggggcggtcaatCAAACAAGAACCCCAAGACCCGTCTTCACTGAGCCTCGCTTGCTTTCTAAGCTTTTTGAAAGCTTGATCCTCTGACCTCAGTTCCGGAAAGTTGGCAGCCACCGGGACCCGGTTCCGAGGGGGGCAAAGCCTTGACAAGTTCCTCGCTGAGCGGGAAGAGACTGATGGCTGAGGTTAGAGGCCGGTCCCGAACGTCTGAGGCCTGAACCTTGGGGCGCACCGTGCTCCAGACCCCACCCTACAGGTAAGTTGGGATGGAGGTCTTTCCGTGGACAGCACAGTGAGTGGCCAGGCGCTCTTTCGGGGAAATCAAAGAACAGAATGTGCTTCTCAAATTGTCCATAACTTGTTTCGATGAGAATTTTATCGACTCTGTCGGGAATATCCCTAGCGAGTCACTTTTCCCTAGAGAAGGGTCTTGCTCATCTTGGCGATGGAGTGagtggagggggggtgggggtaggcgGGAATGGCAGTTATCAGCTTATAAATATTAATGTCAGCAGAGTGGTGCTCTTGGCAGGACCCATTCAGAGCTTGGGGATTTGAGTAGCCACAGTTAGTGAGTGGCTACAGATCAGGAAGTCGGATCCGGTTGCTCTCCTTGTCTCATTGACATAGCATTTTTGGCCATGGGTCGAACACCTTGCAAGTGGTAAGCGGTtcacctctctctttcctctctcaccATCCCTAGATAGAACCGTGAGCTCCACAGCTGTGTACTACTGCCCACCATCATGTCCATTCCCGGGGTCAATGCGTCCTTCTCCTCCGCTTCGGAGAGGCTGAACAGCCCAGTGACCATTCCGGCAGTGATGTTCATCTTCGGGGTCGTGGGCAACCTGGTGGCCATCGTAGTGCTGTGCAAGTCGCGCAAGGAGCAGAAGGAGACGACCTTCTACACTCTAGTATGTGGGCTGGCTGTCACTGACCTACTAGGCACGTTGCTGGTAAGCCCAGTGACCATCGCCACATACATGAAGGGCCAGTGGCCCGGGGACCAGGCACTGTGTGACTACAGCACCTTCATCCTACTCTTCTTCGGCCTGTCGGGTCTCAGCATCATCTGTGCCATGAGCATTGAACGCTACCTGGCCATCAACCACGCCTACTTCTACAGCCACTACGTGGACAAGCGGCTGGCGGGCCTCACGCTCTTTGCCGTCTATGCATCTAACGTACTGTTCTGCGCACTGCCCAACATGGGCCTGGGCAGGTCTGAGCGACAGTACCCCGGCACCTGGTGCTTCATCGACTGGACCTCCAACGTGACGGCCTACGCCGCCTTCTCGTACATGTACGCgggcttcagttccttcctcatCCTCGCCACCGTGCTCTGCAACGTGCTCGTGTGCGGCGCGCTGCTCCGCATGCACCGCCAGTTCATGCGCCGCACCTCGCTGGGCACGGAGCAGCATCATGCGGCCGCCGCCGCAGCAGTGGCTTCGGCGGCCTGTCGGGGCCACGCGgccgcctccccagccctgcagcgCCTCAGCGACTTTCGCCGCCGCAGGAGCTTCCGGCGCATCGCCGGCGCGGAAATCCAGATGGTCATCTTACTCATCGCCACCTCCCTGGTGGTGCTCATCTGCTCCATTCCGCTGGTGGTGAGTGTCAGGGGCTGGGGTCCACTCAGTCCTTCTCCCGCATCCATCTCTCTTTCCCCGCTCCCGCTTTCTCCCTGATTCCTTGGCGGTGACAGTTTCCTCCAGGTCTGGATGGAGACCTGCTCAAGGCTTCTCTAAGTAGACCCAGGCTCTCCTAAGTTCTGACCCTAAGGAGACTCAGCAGGTGATTTCCCCCTTGGTCTCCCGAGGTTCTTTCCCCGAAAGCATGGGTTCTGAGGTCCCCTGGACAGCCCCCTGGGCTCCCCTTAGTCTGATGTTTTGCTTTGTATCTTCCCAGAACCCTCACTTCTGGCTGGCCCAGCcagatggggggtggggactaTAGGGTTACTTACTCTAGCACTCCACTGTGTGGCCCCCAGAGCATTGCAAACCAGAGGTGATAAGCTCTGTTGAACTTATTCCTTGGGTGAGTGCGGTTTGAGTGTTTTGATTTCTGTAGGCATTTTTCTTGTTCCTAGATTAT contains these protein-coding regions:
- the Ptger4 gene encoding prostaglandin E2 receptor EP4 subtype, producing MSIPGVNASFSSASERLNSPVTIPAVMFIFGVVGNLVAIVVLCKSRKEQKETTFYTLVCGLAVTDLLGTLLVSPVTIATYMKGQWPGDQALCDYSTFILLFFGLSGLSIICAMSIERYLAINHAYFYSHYVDKRLAGLTLFAVYASNVLFCALPNMGLGRSERQYPGTWCFIDWTSNVTAYAAFSYMYAGFSSFLILATVLCNVLVCGALLRMHRQFMRRTSLGTEQHHAAAAAAVASAACRGHAAASPALQRLSDFRRRRSFRRIAGAEIQMVILLIATSLVVLICSIPLVVRVFINQLYQPSVVKDISRNPDLQAIRIASVNPILDPWIYILLRKTVLSKAIEKIKCLFCRIGGPGRDGSAQHCSESRRTSSAVSSHSRSFLSRELREISSTSQTLLYLPDLNESSLGGRNLLPGVHGMSLTQADTTSLRTLRVSETSDSSQGQDSESVLLVDEVGGGSREEPAPKGNSLQVTFPSETLNLSEKCI